In Yersinia enterocolitica subsp. enterocolitica, one DNA window encodes the following:
- the rpoC gene encoding DNA-directed RNA polymerase subunit beta': MKDLLKFLKAQTKTEEFDAIKIALASPDMIRSWSFGEVKKPETINYRTFKPERDGLFCARIFGPVKDYECLCGKYKRLKHRGVICEKCGVEVTQTKVRRERMGHIELASPTAHIWFLKSLPSRIGLLLDMPLRDIERVLYFESYVVIEGGMTNLERRQILTEEQYLDALEEFGDEFDAKMGAEAIQALLKNMDLEAECEILREELNETNSETKRKKLTKRIKLLEAFVQSGNKPEWMILTVLPVLPPDLRPLVPLDGGRFATSDLNDLYRRVINRNNRLKRLLDLAAPDIIVRNEKRMLQEAVDALLDNGRRGRAITGSNKRPLKSLADMIKGKQGRFRQNLLGKRVDYSGRSVITVGPYLRLHQCGLPKKMALELFKPFIYGKLELRGLATTIKAAKKMVEREEAVVWDILDEVIREHPVLLNRAPTLHRLGIQAFEPVLIEGKAIQLHPLVCAAYNADFDGDQMAVHVPLTLEAQLEARALMMSTNNILSPANGEPIIVPSQDVVLGLYYMTRDCVNAKGEGMVLTGPKEAERIYRAGLASLHARVKVRITEEIRNTEGESTSRTSIIDTTVGRAILWMIVPKGLPYSIVNQPLGKKAISKMLNTCYRILGLKPTVIFADQIMYTGFAYAARSGASVGIDDMVIPEAKAGIIEEAETEVAEIQEQFQSGLVTAGERYNKVIDIWAAANERVAKAMMDNLSVEDVVNRDGVVEQQVSFNSIFMMADSGARGSAAQIRQLAGMRGLMAKPDGSIIETPITANFREGLNVLQYFISTHGARKGLADTALKTANSGYLTRRLVDVAQDLVVTEDDCGTHNGIVMTPVIEGGDVKEPLRDRVLGRVTAEEVIKPGTADILVPRNTLLDEKWCDLLEENSVDSVKVRSVVSCETDFGVCANCYGRDLARGHIINKGEAVGVIAAQSIGEPGTQLTMRTFHIGGAASRAAAESSIQVKNKGSLKLSNVKFVTNAAGKLVITSRNTELKLIDEFGRTKESYKVPYGAVMAKGDGAEVQGGETVANWDPHIMPVVTEVSGFIRFADMIDGQTITRQTDELTGLSSLVVLDSAERTGSGKDLRPALKIVDAKGDDVLIPGTDMPAQYFLPGKAIVQLEDGIQIGAGDTLARIPQESSGTKDITGGLPRVADLFEARRPKEPAILAEISGIISFGKETKGKRRLVISPLDGSDAYEEMIPKWRQLNVFEGEIVERGDVVSDGPESPHDILRLRGVHAVTRYITNEVQEVYRLQGVKINDKHIEVIVRQMLRKGTIVDAGSTDFLEGEQAEMSRVKIANRKLAAEGKIEATFTRDLLGITKASLATESFISAASFQETTRVLTEAAVAGKRDELRGLKENVIVGRLIPAGTGYAYHQDRMRRKAQGEAPVVPQVSADEATANLAELLNAGFGNSKD; this comes from the coding sequence GTGAAAGACTTATTAAAGTTTCTGAAAGCGCAAACTAAGACCGAAGAGTTTGATGCGATCAAAATTGCTCTGGCCTCGCCAGACATGATCCGTTCCTGGTCATTCGGTGAAGTTAAAAAGCCGGAAACCATTAACTACCGTACGTTCAAACCAGAACGTGACGGCCTTTTCTGCGCCCGTATCTTTGGCCCAGTAAAAGATTACGAATGCCTGTGCGGTAAGTACAAGCGTTTGAAACACCGCGGTGTTATTTGTGAGAAATGCGGCGTTGAAGTGACTCAAACCAAAGTACGCCGTGAGCGTATGGGTCACATCGAACTGGCTTCTCCGACTGCGCACATCTGGTTCCTGAAATCGTTGCCATCCCGCATCGGTTTGCTGCTGGATATGCCATTACGTGACATCGAACGTGTACTGTACTTCGAATCCTATGTGGTTATTGAAGGCGGTATGACCAACCTGGAACGTCGTCAGATCCTGACTGAAGAGCAGTATCTGGACGCGTTGGAAGAGTTTGGTGATGAGTTCGACGCGAAGATGGGCGCCGAAGCTATTCAGGCCTTGTTGAAAAACATGGATCTGGAAGCAGAGTGCGAGATCCTGCGCGAAGAATTGAACGAAACAAATTCTGAAACCAAGCGTAAGAAGCTGACCAAGCGTATCAAGCTGCTGGAAGCGTTCGTACAGTCTGGCAACAAGCCAGAGTGGATGATCCTGACTGTGCTGCCTGTGCTGCCGCCAGATCTGCGTCCATTGGTTCCGTTGGATGGCGGTCGTTTTGCGACTTCTGATCTGAACGATTTGTATCGTCGCGTGATCAACCGTAACAACCGTCTGAAACGCCTGCTGGACTTGGCTGCTCCGGACATCATCGTGCGCAATGAAAAGCGTATGCTGCAAGAAGCAGTAGATGCATTGCTGGATAACGGCCGTCGTGGTCGTGCGATTACCGGCTCTAACAAGCGTCCGTTGAAGTCACTGGCTGACATGATCAAAGGTAAGCAAGGTCGTTTCCGTCAGAACTTGCTGGGTAAACGTGTTGACTACTCAGGCCGTTCGGTTATTACCGTTGGCCCATACCTGCGTCTGCATCAGTGCGGTCTGCCGAAGAAAATGGCTCTTGAGCTGTTCAAACCGTTCATCTACGGCAAGCTGGAATTGCGTGGTCTTGCTACCACCATTAAAGCCGCCAAGAAGATGGTTGAGCGTGAAGAAGCGGTTGTTTGGGATATCCTGGATGAAGTTATCCGCGAACACCCAGTGCTGCTGAACCGTGCACCAACCCTTCACCGTTTGGGTATCCAGGCGTTTGAACCGGTTCTGATCGAAGGTAAAGCAATCCAGTTGCACCCACTGGTTTGTGCGGCATATAACGCCGACTTCGACGGTGACCAAATGGCTGTTCACGTACCGCTGACACTGGAAGCTCAGTTAGAAGCACGTGCGTTGATGATGTCTACTAACAACATCCTGTCACCAGCGAACGGCGAGCCAATCATCGTTCCTTCTCAGGACGTTGTATTGGGTCTGTATTACATGACCCGTGACTGTGTTAACGCCAAAGGCGAAGGCATGGTACTGACTGGCCCGAAAGAAGCTGAGCGTATTTATCGCGCCGGCCTGGCATCTCTGCATGCGCGGGTAAAAGTCCGTATTACCGAAGAAATTCGTAATACCGAAGGCGAAAGCACTTCGCGTACCAGCATTATCGATACGACTGTAGGCCGTGCTATTTTGTGGATGATCGTCCCGAAAGGCCTGCCTTACTCTATCGTTAACCAGCCGCTGGGCAAAAAAGCTATCTCCAAGATGCTGAACACTTGTTACCGCATCCTGGGCTTGAAGCCAACGGTTATCTTTGCTGACCAGATCATGTACACCGGTTTTGCTTACGCAGCACGCTCAGGCGCCTCTGTAGGTATCGATGACATGGTTATCCCAGAAGCGAAAGCAGGGATCATCGAAGAAGCTGAAACTGAAGTTGCCGAGATCCAGGAACAGTTCCAATCCGGTCTGGTAACAGCAGGCGAACGTTATAACAAAGTGATCGATATCTGGGCCGCGGCTAACGAACGTGTTGCTAAGGCGATGATGGATAACTTGTCTGTAGAAGATGTTGTCAACCGTGACGGCGTTGTTGAACAGCAAGTGTCATTCAACAGCATCTTTATGATGGCCGACTCCGGTGCGCGTGGTTCTGCGGCACAGATTCGTCAGCTGGCAGGGATGCGTGGTCTGATGGCTAAGCCAGATGGCTCGATCATTGAAACGCCAATCACCGCGAACTTCCGTGAAGGTTTGAACGTACTTCAGTACTTCATCTCAACCCACGGTGCGCGTAAAGGTTTGGCGGATACCGCATTGAAAACTGCGAACTCTGGTTATCTGACCCGTCGTTTAGTTGACGTGGCACAGGATCTGGTCGTAACCGAAGACGATTGTGGTACCCATAACGGTATCGTGATGACCCCGGTTATCGAAGGTGGTGATGTTAAAGAACCACTGCGCGATCGCGTTCTGGGTCGTGTGACCGCTGAAGAAGTTATCAAGCCGGGTACGGCTGATATTCTGGTTCCACGTAACACCCTGTTGGACGAAAAATGGTGTGATCTGTTAGAAGAAAACTCCGTCGACAGCGTTAAAGTTCGTTCAGTAGTAAGCTGTGAAACTGACTTTGGTGTGTGTGCAAACTGCTATGGTCGCGACCTGGCACGTGGTCACATCATCAACAAAGGTGAAGCGGTTGGTGTTATTGCAGCACAGTCCATCGGTGAGCCGGGTACCCAGCTTACGATGCGTACGTTCCACATCGGTGGTGCGGCATCTCGTGCGGCAGCAGAGTCCAGCATTCAGGTTAAGAACAAAGGCAGCTTGAAACTGAGCAACGTCAAGTTCGTTACCAATGCAGCGGGCAAGCTGGTTATTACTTCTCGTAATACCGAGCTGAAACTGATCGACGAATTCGGCCGTACTAAAGAAAGCTACAAAGTGCCTTACGGTGCTGTAATGGCTAAAGGCGATGGCGCAGAAGTCCAAGGCGGCGAAACCGTTGCTAACTGGGATCCGCACATCATGCCAGTTGTGACCGAAGTGAGCGGTTTCATCCGCTTCGCGGACATGATTGACGGCCAGACCATTACACGCCAGACCGACGAACTGACTGGTTTGTCTTCTCTGGTGGTATTGGACAGCGCAGAGCGTACCGGTAGCGGTAAAGACCTGCGTCCGGCACTGAAAATCGTTGATGCCAAAGGCGACGACGTATTGATCCCAGGTACTGATATGCCTGCTCAATACTTCCTGCCAGGTAAAGCGATTGTACAGCTGGAAGACGGTATTCAGATCGGTGCGGGTGATACCCTGGCGCGTATTCCTCAGGAATCAAGCGGTACCAAGGATATTACCGGTGGTCTGCCACGTGTTGCTGACTTGTTCGAAGCACGTCGTCCGAAAGAGCCTGCAATCCTGGCTGAAATCAGCGGGATCATCTCGTTCGGTAAAGAGACCAAAGGCAAGCGCCGTCTGGTTATCTCACCGTTGGATGGTAGCGATGCATACGAAGAGATGATTCCGAAATGGCGTCAGCTCAACGTGTTCGAAGGTGAAATTGTAGAACGCGGTGACGTGGTTTCCGATGGCCCAGAATCTCCACACGACATTCTGCGTCTGCGTGGCGTTCACGCGGTAACTCGTTACATCACCAACGAAGTGCAGGAAGTTTACCGTCTGCAAGGCGTTAAGATTAACGATAAACACATCGAAGTTATCGTTCGTCAGATGCTGCGTAAAGGCACCATCGTTGATGCAGGTAGCACCGACTTCCTGGAAGGCGAGCAGGCAGAAATGTCTCGCGTTAAAATCGCTAACCGTAAGCTGGCAGCTGAAGGCAAAATTGAGGCTACGTTCACACGTGACCTGCTGGGTATCACCAAGGCATCCCTGGCGACCGAGTCCTTCATCTCTGCGGCTTCGTTCCAGGAAACCACGCGCGTTCTTACTGAAGCGGCAGTTGCCGGTAAACGTGATGAACTGCGTGGCCTGAAAGAAAACGTCATCGTGGGCCGTCTGATCCCAGCCGGTACCGGTTACGCTTATCATCAGGATCGTATGCGCCGTAAAGCACAGGGTGAAGCACCAGTAGTTCCGCAAGTGAGCGCGGACGAAGCGACTGCTAACCTGGCTGAATTGCTCAACGCTGGTTTTGGTAACAGCAAAGACTAA
- the thiH gene encoding 2-iminoacetate synthase ThiH: MSEGFSQRWQQLNWDDISLRINSKTAADVERAINAVKPNRDDLMALISPAALAYLEPMAQKAQQLTRQRFGNTVSFYVPLYLSNLCANDCTYCGFSMSNRIKRKTLDETEIIRECEAIKALGFEHLLLVTGEHQAKVGMDYFRRHFPTISNQFSSLMMEVQPLAQEEYAELKTLGLDGVMVYQETYHPATYQQHHLRGHKQDFHWRLATPDRLGRAGIDKIGLGALIGLSSSWRTDCYMLAEHLFYLQQTYWQSRYSISFPRLRPCAGGIAPASLMSEPQLLQLICAFRLFAPDVELSLSTRESPFFRDNVIPLAINNVSAGSKTQPGGYADNHPELEQFAPHDNRTPEQVAQALTLAGLQPVWKDWDRHFGRISQ; the protein is encoded by the coding sequence ATGTCTGAAGGGTTCAGCCAGCGCTGGCAGCAATTGAATTGGGATGATATTTCTCTGCGCATCAACAGTAAAACCGCCGCTGATGTTGAGCGGGCCATTAATGCCGTCAAACCGAATCGCGACGATTTAATGGCGTTGATTTCGCCCGCGGCACTGGCTTATCTGGAGCCAATGGCGCAGAAAGCCCAACAGCTGACGCGCCAGCGTTTTGGCAATACCGTCAGTTTTTATGTGCCGCTTTATCTTTCCAATCTGTGCGCCAATGATTGTACTTACTGCGGTTTTTCGATGAGCAATCGCATCAAGCGCAAAACATTGGATGAAACTGAAATCATCCGTGAGTGTGAAGCCATCAAAGCACTGGGCTTCGAACACTTACTGCTGGTCACCGGTGAGCATCAGGCAAAAGTGGGAATGGATTATTTCCGGCGTCATTTTCCAACTATCAGCAATCAATTCAGCTCGCTAATGATGGAAGTTCAACCATTGGCACAAGAGGAGTATGCGGAGTTAAAAACGTTGGGATTAGACGGTGTGATGGTTTATCAGGAAACCTATCATCCGGCGACTTATCAGCAACATCATTTGCGCGGGCATAAGCAAGATTTTCACTGGCGGCTGGCAACGCCTGATCGCCTGGGACGAGCGGGGATCGATAAGATCGGATTAGGTGCGTTGATTGGCTTGTCGAGCAGTTGGCGCACCGACTGCTACATGCTGGCGGAGCATCTGTTTTACCTGCAACAAACTTATTGGCAGAGTCGCTACTCAATTTCATTCCCACGTTTACGCCCGTGTGCCGGGGGAATTGCGCCCGCTTCTCTGATGAGCGAACCACAATTGCTGCAACTGATTTGTGCTTTCCGCCTGTTTGCACCGGATGTGGAACTATCACTCTCGACTCGTGAATCACCGTTCTTCCGCGATAACGTGATTCCGCTGGCGATAAATAATGTCAGTGCGGGGTCGAAAACGCAGCCGGGCGGATATGCCGATAACCATCCAGAGCTAGAGCAATTTGCCCCCCATGATAATCGAACGCCTGAGCAGGTGGCTCAGGCACTAACGCTGGCAGGGCTACAACCCGTATGGAAGGATTGGGATCGTCATTTTGGGCGCATATCCCAATAA
- a CDS encoding thiazole synthase: MLKIADTTFTSRLFTGTGKFATAELMLEALRASGSQLITMAMKRVDLRAGNDAILAPLRQLGVRLLPNTSGAKTAQEAVFAARLAREALGTHWVKLEIHPDVKYLLPDPIETLKAAEILVKEGFVVLPYCGADPVLCKRLEEAGCAAVMPLGAPIGSNLGLRTRDFLQIIIAQAKVPVVVDAGIGAPSHALEAIELGADAVLVNTAIAVARSPVKMAHAFRLAVESGELACQAGLGNRQFDRAIATSPLTGFLSQLEEENHV, translated from the coding sequence ATGCTGAAGATCGCCGATACCACTTTTACCTCACGTTTATTTACCGGTACGGGCAAATTTGCCACGGCTGAATTGATGCTGGAAGCACTACGCGCCTCAGGGTCACAACTGATTACTATGGCGATGAAACGGGTTGATTTGCGGGCAGGGAACGATGCCATTCTTGCGCCGTTGCGCCAGCTAGGCGTGCGCTTACTGCCGAATACCTCTGGCGCTAAAACGGCTCAAGAAGCTGTGTTTGCTGCCCGTCTGGCGCGCGAAGCACTGGGTACCCATTGGGTAAAACTGGAAATTCATCCGGATGTGAAGTATTTGCTGCCCGATCCAATAGAAACTCTGAAAGCCGCCGAAATTCTGGTGAAAGAGGGATTTGTGGTTCTTCCTTACTGCGGCGCAGACCCAGTATTGTGCAAGCGGCTGGAAGAAGCAGGTTGCGCTGCCGTTATGCCATTGGGTGCACCGATTGGCTCAAATTTGGGCTTACGTACCCGCGACTTTCTGCAAATTATTATCGCGCAGGCCAAAGTGCCCGTGGTGGTTGATGCCGGTATTGGTGCGCCAAGCCATGCACTTGAAGCTATAGAACTAGGCGCTGATGCCGTGCTGGTCAATACCGCGATTGCTGTTGCTCGCTCACCGGTAAAAATGGCTCATGCATTTCGCTTAGCGGTAGAGTCTGGCGAATTGGCGTGTCAGGCAGGGCTGGGCAACCGACAATTTGATAGGGCAATAGCCACCAGCCCACTGACCGGTTTTCTTAGCCAGCTTGAGGAAGAAAATCATGTCTGA
- a CDS encoding transposase domain-containing protein, translating to MHIGQALDLVSRYDSLRNPLTTLGDYLDPQLISRCLAESGTVTLRKRRLPLEMMVWCIVGMALERKEPLHQIVNRLDIMLPGDRPFVAPSAVIQARQRLGSEAVRRVFSQTAQLWHGSVTHPHWCGLTLLAVDGVVWRTPDTPENDTAFPRQTYAGHREIKQTMQLSRLTLRSKKPELVEQELWGVLLAYNLVRYQMIKMAGALKGYWPNQLSFSESCGMVMRMTLQGASPGRIPELMRDMESMAQMVKLPIRRERAFPRVVKERPYKYGKARNKNASQLLN from the coding sequence ATGCACATCGGACAGGCTCTTGATCTCGTTTCCCGCTACGACTCACTGCGTAACCCACTGACCACACTGGGAGATTACCTCGACCCCCAGCTCATCTCCCGTTGTCTTGCCGAATCCGGCACGGTGACTCTGCGCAAGCGCCGCCTGCCGCTGGAAATGATGGTCTGGTGCATTGTCGGGATGGCACTCGAGCGTAAAGAACCTCTTCATCAAATCGTTAACCGGCTGGATATCATGCTGCCGGGCGATCGCCCCTTCGTGGCCCCCAGCGCCGTTATCCAGGCACGGCAAAGGCTGGGAAGCGAGGCTGTTCGCCGGGTATTCTCACAAACGGCGCAGCTGTGGCATGGCTCCGTCACCCATCCTCACTGGTGCGGTCTGACGTTGCTGGCCGTGGATGGCGTGGTCTGGCGAACACCAGATACGCCAGAGAACGATACCGCCTTCCCGCGCCAGACTTATGCCGGACACCGGGAAATCAAGCAGACAATGCAACTGAGCAGACTGACGCTGCGGAGTAAAAAGCCGGAGCTTGTTGAGCAGGAGCTATGGGGAGTGCTGCTGGCCTATAATCTGGTGCGTTATCAGATGATTAAGATGGCGGGAGCGCTGAAAGGATACTGGCCGAATCAGCTGAGCTTCTCAGAATCGTGCGGGATGGTGATGCGGATGACGCTACAGGGAGCTTCACCAGGTCGCATCCCGGAACTGATGCGGGATATGGAGAGCATGGCGCAGATGGTGAAGTTACCGATAAGAAGAGAAAGAGCCTTCCCGAGGGTGGTGAAGGAAAGGCCGTATAAATATGGAAAAGCCAGGAACAAAAATGCCAGTCAGTTGCTTAACTGA
- a CDS encoding HesA/MoeB/ThiF family protein — MINKHELSDSEFLRYSRQLLLEDIGPEGQLKLKSACVLIIGLGGLGSPAALYLAAAGIGKLLLADDDQLDLSNLQRQILYRTTDINQTSASNQTKVRLAQRHLQNLNPLVEIVSFDIRLTDAALADAVANADLVLDCSDNMTTRHQVNAACITAQKPLISGSAVGFSGQLLVIEPPYSQGCYACLYPDKELPQRNCRTAGVLGPVVGVIGTLQALEAIKILAGLPSALSGKLRLFDGKQQSWSTLQLTRAEHCPACGGSQ; from the coding sequence ATGATAAACAAGCATGAGCTGAGTGACAGTGAATTCTTGCGCTACAGCCGCCAGTTGTTGCTGGAAGATATTGGCCCAGAGGGCCAGTTGAAACTGAAAAGTGCCTGTGTGCTGATTATCGGTCTGGGCGGCCTTGGTTCACCTGCTGCGCTCTATTTGGCGGCCGCTGGTATCGGCAAATTATTACTGGCTGACGATGACCAATTGGATCTGAGCAATTTACAGCGCCAAATCCTGTATCGTACCACCGATATCAACCAGACCTCTGCCAGTAACCAAACTAAAGTGCGGTTAGCCCAGCGTCATTTGCAAAATCTTAATCCGCTGGTTGAGATTGTCAGCTTCGATATACGGCTGACAGATGCGGCACTGGCTGATGCGGTGGCAAACGCTGATTTGGTGCTCGATTGCAGTGACAACATGACAACCCGCCATCAGGTAAATGCAGCCTGTATCACCGCACAAAAGCCCTTAATCAGCGGCAGTGCCGTGGGATTCAGCGGGCAACTGCTGGTGATTGAACCGCCTTATTCTCAAGGCTGCTACGCCTGCCTCTATCCCGATAAGGAATTGCCGCAGCGTAATTGTCGTACTGCTGGCGTATTGGGGCCGGTGGTCGGCGTCATTGGTACCTTGCAAGCACTGGAAGCCATCAAGATATTGGCTGGGCTGCCGTCGGCACTGAGTGGGAAATTGCGCTTATTCGATGGCAAGCAGCAAAGCTGGAGCACCTTGCAACTGACGCGAGCGGAGCATTGCCCTGCCTGTGGAGGCTCACAGTGA
- the thiE gene encoding thiamine phosphate synthase, producing the protein MKPSDTPIFSAQKGFPTTEQRLGLYPVVDSVLWIERLLAAGVTTIQLRIKDLDDAQVEQDIAATIALGKRYQARLFINDYWRLAIKHGAYGVHLGQEDLETTDLAAIQQAGLRLGVSTHDERELAIAKAVRPSYIAMGHIFPTQTKQMPSSPQGLAVLKQMVENTPDYPTVAIGGISIERVPAVLAAGVGSVAVVSAITQAEDWQQATAQLLRLIEGKELSDDKQA; encoded by the coding sequence ATGAAACCATCTGATACACCTATCTTCTCGGCCCAGAAGGGTTTTCCGACGACTGAACAGCGCCTTGGCTTGTATCCGGTCGTCGATTCTGTGCTGTGGATAGAACGCCTGCTGGCGGCAGGGGTAACCACTATCCAATTACGTATCAAGGATTTAGATGATGCTCAGGTAGAACAGGATATTGCTGCCACAATTGCATTGGGCAAACGCTATCAAGCACGCTTATTTATTAATGATTACTGGCGACTGGCGATTAAGCATGGCGCTTACGGGGTGCATCTGGGGCAGGAAGATTTGGAGACCACTGATTTGGCCGCCATACAACAAGCCGGATTGCGGCTCGGGGTATCTACTCACGATGAGCGCGAACTGGCGATAGCTAAAGCGGTGCGGCCTTCTTACATCGCAATGGGTCATATCTTCCCCACACAAACCAAGCAAATGCCGTCATCCCCTCAAGGGCTGGCGGTGCTCAAACAGATGGTGGAAAACACACCGGACTACCCCACCGTCGCTATCGGTGGCATCAGTATTGAGCGAGTCCCCGCCGTATTGGCTGCCGGCGTGGGCAGTGTGGCTGTCGTTAGCGCCATTACTCAAGCTGAGGATTGGCAGCAAGCCACGGCACAATTACTACGTCTGATTGAGGGCAAGGAGCTGAGCGATGATAAACAAGCATGA
- the thiS gene encoding sulfur carrier protein ThiS yields MKSNHINIVLNDQPLEVECTITVEKLLQQLNRHQPGTALAVNQVIVPRPDWEKCQLHAGDNILLFQAIAGG; encoded by the coding sequence GTGAAGAGTAATCATATAAACATTGTGCTTAATGATCAGCCACTTGAGGTGGAATGCACCATAACCGTTGAAAAATTGCTCCAACAACTGAACCGCCATCAGCCGGGAACAGCGCTGGCGGTCAATCAGGTCATCGTCCCTCGCCCTGACTGGGAAAAATGCCAGTTACACGCGGGTGATAACATTTTGCTATTCCAAGCGATTGCCGGGGGCTGA